The following are encoded together in the Vigna angularis cultivar LongXiaoDou No.4 chromosome 9, ASM1680809v1, whole genome shotgun sequence genome:
- the LOC108346773 gene encoding transcription factor bHLH53 yields the protein MAPFHMLEEVPTPNLQHLFSYYIDPTGGSLYPSDIDTSLYDPSISLAHSIIFPTFQQDNLLPSPKRQKCCCESEVQKLTTQTALPSSYTDEFVVPYDNFYSSHIEELPQQISVGFAQFHSTCEDLKCVKKETEKTISPQSLAARERRRKISEKTQELGKLVPGGPKMNTAEMLHAAAKYVKYLQAQVNLLELTKSLEDNAETPSGMLHSLVVSSFVQEKLYREEMCFVAKETVITMTNHEDVQSRPTILRDLKQLIRTNIANKEKKE from the exons ATGGCTCCCTTCCACATGCTGGAAGAAGTACCAACACCAAACCTGCAACACCTTTTCTCCTACTACATTGACCCAACTGGTGGTTCTCTTTACCCTTCAGATATTGACACTTCTCTCTATGATCCTTCCATTTCCCTTGCTCATTCTATCATCTTTCCAACTTTTCAACAAGATAATCTACTCCCATCTCCCAAACGCCAAAAGTGCTGCTGTGAGAGTGAAGTGCAAAAACTTACTACACAAACTGCCCTGCCATCCAGTTACACAGATGAATTTGTTGTGCCTTATGATAATTTCTACTCTTCACACATTGAGGAACTCCCACAACAAATATCAGTTGGGTTTGCACAATTTCATAGTACCTGTGAGGATCTTAAGTGTGTGAAAAAAGAAACGGAGAAAACAATATCTCCCCAAAGCTTAGCAGCACGAGAGAGGAGAAGAAAGATCAGTGAGAAGACGCAGGAACTTGGAAAATTGGTTCCTGGTGGACCAAAGATGAACACAGCTGAAATGCTTCATGCAGCTGCAAAGTATGTTAAGTACCTTCAAGCCCAAGTTAATTTGCTTGAACTCACAAAATCACTG GAAGATAACGCAGAAACTCCTTCTGGAATGCTGCACTCACTAGTTGTTTCCTCCTTTGTTCAAGAGAAGTTATATAGAGAGGAAATGTGTTTTGTGGCAAAAGAAACTGTGATAACTATGACAAATCATGAAGATGTTCAATCAAGACCTACCATACTTAGGGATCTTAAACAGCTCATTCGGACAAACATTGctaacaaagaaaagaaagaataa